Proteins encoded within one genomic window of Pigmentiphaga sp. H8:
- a CDS encoding tripartite tricarboxylate transporter substrate binding protein, protein MKHSYRAAFAAALIGCCAAMAASAQDYPSKPIRIIVPLPPGGSNDVLARVLGEEMSKTLGQPFVVENKPGAAGNIGTDQVAKARPDGYTLGIAPNQTVAVNPALYPKLPFDVQKDLMGIGLMATLPMTLVVPSSSKAGSIDELVAMAKAEPGKLTYASAGSGSPQHMSAEIFQSLTSTQMTHVPYKGSNPALVDVLAGTVDVMFCPINSALPYIQNGRLKALGVTGAQRLQTLPEVPTIAEKVPNFASDIWIGLIAPAGTPPEIVQKLNTELNRALKMPAVQAKLAEQGIQAATSTPAELDRMMRDDRKRWAEVIKRANIRVD, encoded by the coding sequence ATGAAGCATTCCTATCGCGCGGCATTTGCCGCGGCGCTCATCGGTTGTTGCGCGGCCATGGCCGCGTCCGCCCAGGACTATCCCAGCAAGCCCATACGCATCATCGTGCCGCTGCCGCCGGGCGGATCGAACGACGTGCTGGCGCGCGTGCTGGGCGAGGAAATGTCGAAGACGCTGGGCCAGCCCTTCGTGGTGGAGAACAAGCCGGGCGCCGCCGGCAACATCGGCACCGACCAGGTGGCCAAGGCCAGGCCCGATGGCTATACGCTGGGGATCGCGCCCAACCAGACCGTGGCGGTCAATCCCGCGCTGTATCCCAAGCTGCCCTTCGACGTGCAGAAGGATCTGATGGGAATCGGCCTGATGGCCACGCTGCCGATGACGCTGGTCGTGCCCAGTTCGTCGAAGGCCGGCTCCATCGACGAACTGGTGGCCATGGCCAAGGCCGAGCCGGGCAAGCTGACCTATGCGTCAGCCGGTTCGGGCAGCCCGCAGCACATGTCGGCCGAGATATTCCAGTCGCTGACCTCCACGCAGATGACCCACGTTCCCTACAAGGGCTCGAACCCGGCCCTGGTGGACGTGCTGGCGGGCACGGTGGACGTCATGTTCTGCCCCATCAATTCCGCGCTGCCCTATATCCAGAACGGCCGCCTCAAGGCGCTGGGCGTGACGGGCGCGCAGCGGCTGCAGACGCTGCCCGAGGTGCCGACCATTGCCGAGAAAGTGCCGAACTTCGCGAGCGACATCTGGATCGGGCTGATCGCGCCCGCCGGCACGCCGCCCGAGATCGTGCAGAAGCTGAACACCGAGCTGAACCGCGCGCTGAAGATGCCGGCGGTGCAGGCCAAGCTGGCCGAGCAGGGCATACAGGCCGCCACCAGCACGCCGGCCGAGCTGGACCGGATGATGCGCGACGACCGCAAGCGCTGGGCCGAGGTCATCAAGCGCGCCAACATCCGCGTCGATTGA
- a CDS encoding thiamine pyrophosphate-binding protein — protein sequence MKSSTESLVRRDEPQPWEHDGVAWGSDRIADLLRELDIPYLILNPGSSYRGLHDSLVNHLGNRQPQMIVVLHEEHAVAIAHGYAKVTGKPLGAALHANVGLMHGSMAIYDAWVDRAPVIILGATGPVDAAKRRPWIDWIHTAQDQGALVRHFVKWDAQPASVPAALEALLRARQIATTAPHGPVYVCLDAAVQEARCDEDIPLPDPARYLPPPPARPADELARQAAEWLSRAKRPVILAGRVSRSEEGWAARVRLAQTLQAQVLTDLKVGAAFPTDHPLHAAPSGMFLHPEAQKVLREADVVLSLDWLDLAGTLKQAWGADPVGSRVIQVSVDHYSHNGWSMDHQGLPPVDLFLLSEPEPAVALLNEHVTPRREPAPAKVPVPGPAIPGDPAAPMTVPTVAAVLRKVLGDAPTCLTRLPLSWSGEFWDFRHPLDFVGYDGGGGVGSGPGMAIGSALALKGGDRLPVALIGDGDYMMGVNALWTAAHAGIPMLMIVCNNHSFFNDEIHQERVARQRGRPVENRWVGQRIDEPAPDLAAIARAQGLTGIGPVRRADELERVLAEAVAAVRQGGIVVVDAIVQPGYNPAMTAGLTRSSH from the coding sequence ATGAAGTCCTCGACCGAATCGCTGGTGCGACGCGATGAACCGCAGCCGTGGGAACACGACGGCGTGGCATGGGGAAGCGACAGGATCGCCGACCTGCTGCGCGAGCTGGACATTCCCTATCTGATCCTGAATCCGGGGTCGAGCTATCGCGGCCTGCACGACAGCCTGGTCAACCACCTGGGCAACCGCCAACCGCAGATGATCGTGGTCCTGCACGAAGAACACGCGGTCGCCATCGCGCACGGCTATGCCAAGGTGACCGGCAAGCCGCTGGGCGCGGCGCTGCATGCGAACGTGGGCCTGATGCACGGATCCATGGCCATCTACGATGCCTGGGTGGACCGCGCGCCGGTGATCATTCTGGGCGCGACCGGGCCGGTGGATGCGGCCAAGCGGCGGCCGTGGATAGACTGGATCCATACCGCGCAGGACCAGGGCGCGCTGGTGCGCCACTTCGTCAAGTGGGATGCCCAGCCCGCGTCGGTGCCCGCCGCGCTGGAAGCCCTGCTGCGCGCCCGCCAGATCGCGACCACGGCGCCGCACGGCCCGGTCTATGTCTGCCTGGATGCGGCGGTGCAGGAGGCGCGCTGCGACGAGGACATCCCCCTGCCCGATCCCGCCCGCTACCTGCCGCCGCCGCCGGCGCGTCCCGCGGACGAGCTGGCGCGGCAGGCGGCGGAATGGCTGTCGCGGGCGAAGCGCCCGGTCATCCTGGCCGGGCGGGTGTCGCGGTCCGAGGAAGGCTGGGCCGCGCGCGTGCGCCTGGCCCAGACCCTGCAAGCGCAGGTGCTGACCGACCTGAAGGTGGGCGCCGCCTTTCCCACCGACCATCCGCTGCACGCCGCGCCCAGCGGCATGTTCCTGCATCCCGAGGCGCAGAAGGTGCTGCGCGAGGCCGACGTGGTGCTGAGCCTGGACTGGCTGGACCTGGCCGGCACGCTCAAGCAGGCGTGGGGCGCCGATCCGGTGGGCAGCCGCGTCATCCAGGTATCGGTGGACCACTACAGCCACAACGGCTGGAGCATGGACCACCAGGGCCTGCCGCCGGTGGATCTGTTCCTGCTGTCCGAACCCGAACCCGCGGTCGCGCTGCTGAACGAACACGTGACGCCGCGCCGTGAGCCGGCGCCGGCGAAGGTGCCGGTGCCGGGTCCTGCGATACCCGGGGACCCGGCCGCGCCCATGACCGTGCCCACGGTGGCCGCCGTGCTGCGCAAGGTGCTGGGCGATGCGCCGACGTGCCTGACGCGCCTGCCGCTCAGCTGGAGCGGCGAGTTCTGGGATTTCCGGCATCCGCTGGATTTCGTCGGCTACGACGGCGGCGGCGGTGTGGGCTCCGGTCCCGGCATGGCGATCGGATCGGCGTTGGCGCTCAAGGGCGGCGATCGCCTGCCGGTGGCGCTGATCGGCGACGGCGACTACATGATGGGCGTCAACGCGCTGTGGACCGCCGCCCATGCCGGCATTCCCATGCTGATGATCGTCTGCAACAACCATTCGTTCTTCAATGACGAGATCCACCAGGAGCGCGTGGCGCGCCAGCGCGGGCGGCCGGTCGAGAACCGCTGGGTCGGCCAGCGCATCGACGAGCCCGCCCCCGACCTGGCCGCGATCGCCCGGGCGCAGGGGCTGACCGGCATCGGACCGGTCCGGCGCGCGGACGAACTCGAGCGCGTCCTGGCCGAGGCCGTCGCGGCGGTCAGGCAGGGCGGCATCGTGGTCGTCGATGCCATCGTCCAGCCCGGCTACAACCCCGCCATGACCGCGGGCCTGACCCGTTCCAGCCACTAG
- a CDS encoding aldehyde dehydrogenase family protein: MRAHEIPPGILPTRRSLYYGGAWHEPASGLYADTINPAYDEAITQAPVAGADDVDAAVRAAQAAFPAWASLPPARRADYLRRAAAVLREHALPLAQLDSLNNGNPVSALLNDAGFAADGLEYFAGLAAEVKGETIPMGDGNLNYTVREPMGVIARIVAYNHPLMFAALRIAAPLAAGNTVVVKAPDQAPLSIIRLAELVGDIFPPGVVNFLCGGRECGDAMSRHPLVRKVTLIGGVPTGKAVMETAARDLKPVLLELGGKNALIAYPDADLDKLVQGIIGGMNFTWSGQSCGSTSRVFLHESIHDRVLEAVARLLPERHKPGIPIDPATTMGALVSRAQLQKVEGFVASALEEGARLVSGGKRPADPALARGFFFEPTVFADVQPHMRLAREEVFGPILSVFKWRDEDALFEQVNDVDFGLTGSIWTRDLDTAHRAARRMTTGYVWINNTSQHFLGAPFGGVKQSGIGREECFAELLEFTYTKNVNIKLG, from the coding sequence ATGCGTGCTCATGAGATCCCCCCGGGCATCCTTCCCACCCGGCGCAGCCTGTACTACGGCGGCGCCTGGCACGAACCGGCGTCCGGCCTGTATGCCGACACCATCAACCCCGCCTACGACGAAGCCATCACCCAGGCCCCGGTGGCGGGCGCGGACGACGTGGACGCCGCCGTGCGCGCCGCGCAGGCCGCCTTTCCGGCCTGGGCCAGCCTGCCGCCGGCGCGGCGGGCCGACTACCTGCGCCGCGCCGCCGCGGTCCTGCGCGAACACGCGCTGCCGCTGGCGCAGCTCGATTCGCTGAACAACGGGAACCCCGTCTCCGCCTTGCTGAACGATGCCGGCTTCGCCGCCGACGGCCTGGAGTACTTCGCCGGCCTGGCGGCCGAGGTCAAGGGCGAGACGATCCCCATGGGCGACGGCAACCTGAACTACACCGTGCGCGAACCCATGGGCGTGATCGCGCGCATCGTCGCCTACAACCATCCGCTGATGTTCGCGGCGCTGCGCATCGCCGCGCCGCTGGCCGCGGGCAACACGGTGGTGGTCAAGGCGCCCGACCAGGCGCCGCTGTCCATCATCCGGCTGGCCGAGCTGGTGGGCGACATCTTCCCGCCGGGCGTGGTGAACTTCCTGTGCGGCGGCCGCGAATGCGGGGACGCCATGTCGCGGCATCCGCTGGTGCGCAAGGTCACGCTGATCGGTGGCGTGCCGACCGGCAAGGCCGTCATGGAGACGGCGGCGCGCGACCTCAAGCCCGTGCTGCTGGAGCTGGGCGGCAAGAACGCGCTGATCGCCTATCCCGATGCCGATCTGGACAAGCTGGTGCAGGGCATCATCGGCGGCATGAACTTCACCTGGTCGGGCCAGAGCTGCGGTTCCACCAGCCGCGTCTTCCTGCACGAATCCATCCACGACCGCGTGCTGGAAGCCGTGGCGCGCCTGCTGCCCGAGCGCCACAAGCCCGGCATTCCCATCGACCCGGCCACCACCATGGGGGCGCTGGTCAGCCGGGCGCAATTGCAGAAGGTCGAGGGTTTCGTCGCCTCGGCGCTGGAGGAAGGGGCGCGGCTGGTGAGCGGCGGCAAGCGGCCCGCCGATCCGGCGCTGGCGCGAGGGTTCTTCTTCGAGCCGACGGTGTTCGCCGACGTGCAGCCGCACATGCGCCTGGCGCGCGAGGAAGTCTTCGGCCCCATCCTGTCGGTGTTCAAGTGGCGCGACGAGGATGCGCTGTTCGAACAGGTGAACGACGTGGACTTCGGGCTGACGGGATCGATCTGGACCCGCGACCTGGACACGGCGCACCGCGCCGCCCGGCGCATGACGACGGGCTACGTGTGGATCAACAACACCAGCCAGCACTTCCTGGGCGCGCCCTTCGGCGGCGTCAAGCAATCGGGCATCGGCCGCGAGGAATGCTTCGCCGAACTGCTGGAGTTCACCTATACCAAGAACGTGAACATCAAGCTGGGCTGA
- a CDS encoding acylphosphatase, which translates to MQELDSTAPLETVLVRVTGRVQGVGFRLATVRRAHLVGVGGWVRNNEDGSVEALVQGTPDQVDQMLEWMRQGPPQARVDDLASERQFIDRRFARFEQQ; encoded by the coding sequence ATGCAAGAACTCGACAGCACCGCGCCTCTGGAAACCGTACTCGTCCGCGTGACCGGCAGAGTCCAGGGTGTCGGTTTTCGCCTCGCCACGGTCCGGCGCGCCCACCTGGTGGGCGTGGGCGGCTGGGTGCGCAACAACGAAGACGGTTCGGTCGAAGCGCTCGTGCAAGGCACTCCCGACCAGGTCGACCAGATGCTCGAATGGATGCGCCAGGGCCCGCCGCAGGCGCGCGTGGACGATCTCGCGAGCGAACGCCAGTTCATCGACCGGCGGTTCGCGCGCTTCGAACAGCAGTGA
- a CDS encoding MFS transporter encodes MTASASSPSLSPGLVWLMSIATGLTVAANYYAQPLLHVIAGDLGLSVPEAGSIVTAAQVSYAVGLFLLVPLGDLLDRRNLIFVMTLLAAGGLCASALAGNLPVLLAGTTVAGLFSVVAQVLVPFGATLASPDERGKVVGTLMSGLLLGILLARTFAGLVAALGNWRLVYGIAAVLMAALAFILRRSLPHHPAQAAGMPYPRLIASIAALFAQEPVLRTRALLGALTFASFAMFWTSLAFLLSAPPFGYSTFTIGLFGLAGAAGALAAARVGRLADRGKGETATRFGLAVLLVSWLPIVLGQYSVALLVVGVILMDLGAQAAHISNQNAIYRIRPEARGRLTAAYMTSYFIGGSLGSLASAWLYAHAGWHGVSIGGTVAALAAAAAWAMRPRASTAASPSTR; translated from the coding sequence ATGACCGCATCCGCTTCTTCCCCTTCCCTGAGTCCCGGCCTTGTCTGGCTGATGTCCATCGCCACCGGCCTGACCGTGGCGGCCAACTATTACGCCCAGCCCCTGCTGCATGTCATCGCCGGCGACCTCGGCCTGTCCGTGCCCGAAGCCGGCTCCATCGTGACGGCGGCCCAGGTCAGCTATGCGGTGGGATTGTTCCTGCTGGTCCCGCTGGGCGACCTGCTCGACCGGCGCAACCTGATCTTCGTGATGACGCTGCTGGCCGCCGGCGGGCTGTGCGCCAGCGCGCTGGCCGGCAACCTGCCGGTCCTGCTGGCCGGCACCACCGTGGCCGGGCTGTTCTCGGTGGTCGCCCAGGTGCTGGTGCCCTTCGGCGCCACGCTGGCTTCACCCGACGAACGCGGCAAGGTCGTCGGCACGCTGATGAGCGGCCTGCTGCTGGGCATCCTGCTGGCGCGCACCTTCGCGGGGCTGGTGGCGGCGCTGGGCAACTGGCGCCTGGTCTACGGGATCGCCGCGGTCCTGATGGCGGCGCTGGCCTTCATCCTGCGCCGTTCGCTGCCGCACCACCCGGCGCAGGCGGCCGGCATGCCGTACCCCCGGTTGATCGCATCGATCGCCGCGCTGTTCGCCCAGGAGCCGGTGCTGCGCACCCGTGCCCTGCTCGGCGCCCTGACCTTCGCCAGTTTCGCCATGTTCTGGACTTCACTGGCCTTCCTGCTGTCCGCGCCGCCGTTCGGCTATTCCACCTTCACCATCGGGCTGTTCGGCCTGGCGGGCGCGGCCGGCGCCCTGGCCGCCGCGCGGGTGGGACGGCTGGCCGACCGTGGCAAGGGCGAGACGGCCACGCGCTTCGGCCTGGCGGTGCTGCTGGTGTCGTGGCTGCCCATCGTGCTTGGCCAGTATTCCGTGGCGCTGCTGGTGGTGGGCGTGATCCTGATGGACCTGGGCGCGCAGGCGGCGCACATCAGCAACCAGAACGCCATCTATCGCATCCGCCCCGAGGCGCGCGGCCGCCTGACGGCGGCCTACATGACGAGCTACTTCATCGGCGGCTCGCTGGGTTCGCTGGCATCGGCCTGGCTTTACGCGCATGCCGGCTGGCATGGCGTGTCGATCGGCGGCACGGTGGCCGCGCTGGCCGCCGCGGCGGCCTGGGCCATGCGGCCGCGCGCGTCCACGGCCGCCTCGCCGTCCACCCGCTAG
- a CDS encoding bifunctional 4-hydroxy-2-oxoglutarate aldolase/2-dehydro-3-deoxy-phosphogluconate aldolase: MADSIPQQRWAVLRAARLIPVLRYQDADTALYAALVALRAGCRGIELTWTIPGVLEVLRSLRAEAERAGHTDVLIGVGTVLDAEQARSALEAGADFLVAPGVVPALVELAGAAGALSMLGAFTPTEIIAAKAAGADVVKIFPADTGGPGHLAAVKAVFPDTLFCPTGGVTRDNMAAYYRAGADIVGMGSNLFDKGRLAARDTEALVASLQATLKDAAAA, translated from the coding sequence ATGGCCGATTCCATCCCCCAGCAGCGCTGGGCCGTGCTGCGGGCCGCGCGGCTGATCCCCGTCTTGCGCTACCAGGACGCCGACACCGCCCTTTACGCCGCCCTGGTGGCGTTGCGCGCCGGCTGCCGGGGCATCGAGCTGACCTGGACCATTCCCGGCGTGCTGGAAGTCCTGCGGTCGTTGCGGGCCGAGGCCGAACGGGCCGGCCACACGGACGTGCTGATAGGCGTGGGTACCGTGCTGGATGCCGAGCAGGCCCGCTCGGCCCTGGAAGCGGGCGCCGATTTCCTGGTCGCGCCGGGCGTCGTGCCGGCGCTGGTGGAACTGGCGGGCGCGGCGGGCGCCTTGAGCATGCTGGGCGCGTTCACCCCCACCGAGATCATCGCGGCCAAGGCGGCCGGCGCCGACGTGGTGAAGATCTTTCCCGCCGATACCGGCGGCCCGGGCCACCTGGCGGCGGTCAAGGCGGTCTTCCCCGATACGCTGTTCTGCCCGACCGGAGGCGTGACGCGCGACAACATGGCGGCCTACTACCGCGCGGGTGCCGACATCGTGGGCATGGGCAGCAACCTGTTCGACAAGGGGCGGCTTGCCGCGCGCGACACCGAGGCGCTGGTGGCCTCGCTCCAGGCCACGCTCAAGGACGCCGCGGCCGCCTGA
- a CDS encoding ABC transporter ATP-binding protein/permease, whose protein sequence is MNTPAPARRPGGGLATLRTLLPYLWPAHAPRLRLRIVAALALLIAAKVANVYVPIFYKSAVDALGGTAAAVLAIPVGMILAYGGARVLSLVFSELRDAVFARVAQNAIRVVGLQVFRHLHGLALRFHLARQTGGLTRSIERGTRAISTLLSYMLFNVLPTLFEIGLVTVILWHMFDAWFALATLVTVVLYIAYTLLVTEWRTKFRRQMNETDSEANTKAIDSLLNYETVKYFGNEEHEARRYDHALGRYERAAVKSQVSLSLLNIGQAAIISVGLTVVMWMAARGIVAGRLSIGDFVLVNAYLLQLYQPLNFFGFVYREIKQSLIDMDRMFELLSEDREIADEPGAPDLRVDGATVEFRHVVFGYDPRRLILKDVSFTIAAGRTVAVVGSSGAGKSTLSRLLFRFYDVSGGAILIDGQDIRKISQSSLRAAIGIVPQDTVLFNDTIYYNIAYGRPGATQAEIEEAARLAHIHDFILAMPDGYQTVVGERGLKLSGGEKQRVAIARTILKRPAVLVFDEATSALDTHTEREIQGNLREVSRGRTTLTIAHRLSTIIDADEIIVLDGGRVVERGRHHQLLTLDGAYAAMWRRQQESTAGGDELKPYQAAEQAT, encoded by the coding sequence TTGAACACACCCGCTCCTGCGCGCCGCCCCGGCGGCGGCCTGGCCACCCTGCGCACCCTGCTTCCCTATCTGTGGCCGGCCCACGCCCCCCGGCTGCGCCTGCGCATCGTGGCCGCCCTGGCGCTGCTGATCGCCGCCAAGGTCGCCAACGTCTACGTCCCCATTTTCTACAAGTCGGCGGTGGACGCCCTGGGCGGCACGGCCGCGGCCGTGCTGGCCATCCCGGTGGGCATGATCCTGGCCTACGGCGGCGCCCGCGTCCTGTCGCTGGTGTTCTCCGAACTGCGCGACGCGGTGTTCGCGCGCGTGGCGCAGAACGCCATCCGCGTCGTCGGCCTGCAGGTGTTCCGCCACCTGCACGGACTGGCGCTGCGCTTTCACCTGGCCCGCCAGACCGGCGGGCTGACGCGCTCCATCGAGCGCGGCACGCGGGCGATCAGCACGCTGCTGTCCTACATGCTGTTCAACGTGCTGCCCACGCTGTTCGAGATCGGGCTGGTCACGGTCATCCTGTGGCACATGTTCGATGCGTGGTTCGCGCTGGCGACCCTGGTCACGGTGGTGCTGTACATCGCCTACACGCTGCTCGTCACGGAATGGCGCACGAAGTTCCGGCGCCAGATGAACGAGACCGACTCCGAAGCCAACACCAAGGCCATCGACAGCCTGCTCAACTACGAGACCGTGAAGTACTTCGGCAACGAGGAACACGAGGCGCGGCGCTACGACCACGCGCTGGGGCGCTACGAGCGCGCGGCGGTCAAGAGCCAGGTCAGCCTGTCGCTGCTGAACATCGGCCAGGCCGCGATCATCTCGGTCGGCCTGACCGTGGTGATGTGGATGGCAGCGCGCGGCATCGTCGCCGGCCGCCTCAGCATCGGCGATTTCGTGCTGGTCAACGCCTACCTGCTCCAGCTCTACCAGCCGCTGAATTTCTTCGGCTTCGTCTATCGCGAGATCAAGCAATCGCTGATCGACATGGACCGCATGTTCGAGCTGCTGTCCGAAGACCGCGAGATCGCCGACGAACCCGGCGCGCCCGACCTGCGCGTGGACGGCGCCACGGTCGAGTTCCGCCACGTGGTGTTCGGCTACGATCCGCGGCGCCTGATCCTGAAGGACGTCAGCTTCACCATCGCGGCGGGCCGGACGGTGGCCGTGGTGGGTTCGTCGGGCGCGGGCAAGTCCACCCTGAGCCGGCTGCTGTTCCGCTTCTACGACGTCAGCGGCGGCGCCATCCTGATCGACGGCCAGGACATCCGCAAGATCAGCCAATCCAGCCTGCGCGCGGCGATCGGCATCGTGCCGCAGGACACCGTGCTGTTCAACGACACCATCTACTACAACATCGCCTACGGGCGCCCGGGCGCGACCCAGGCCGAGATCGAGGAAGCGGCGCGCCTGGCCCACATCCACGACTTCATCCTGGCCATGCCCGACGGCTACCAGACCGTGGTGGGCGAACGCGGACTGAAGCTTTCCGGCGGCGAGAAGCAGCGCGTGGCCATCGCCCGCACCATCCTGAAGCGGCCGGCGGTGCTGGTGTTCGACGAGGCCACCAGCGCGCTGGACACGCATACCGAACGCGAGATCCAGGGCAACCTGCGCGAGGTCAGCCGCGGCCGTACCACGCTGACCATCGCCCACCGCCTGTCCACCATCATCGACGCCGACGAGATCATCGTGCTGGACGGCGGCCGGGTGGTGGAGCGCGGCCGCCACCATCAGTTGCTGACGCTGGACGGCGCCTACGCGGCCATGTGGCGGCGGCAGCAGGAAAGCACCGCGGGCGGCGACGAGCTCAAGCCCTACCAGGCCGCGGAGCAAGCCACCTGA
- a CDS encoding tripartite tricarboxylate transporter substrate binding protein, with the protein MESGISNLRARRRASRALACLPVLACAVLFAGAAPAAADPFDGGRVTIVVSGRAGSSFDNAARLVAEPLSKEWGVPVVVDNRAGASGVIGAAYVAKAPPDGRTMLLGTTPYVQAPHLLRSAGYDPVASFAPVAQLFTAQLWLGVNAGLPVKTVKEFVAYAARPGSQLSFSSPGQGSTPHLNTVILMQQAGIDMLHVPYTGMPPAVMDVAAGRISSVFASYSDLLPHVQAGTLRVLASTGSARSPISPDIPTMKESGYGGFEVVGFGGLLVPAGTPAALTAKMAATVHKVLARPEIRSRLLELGFEPVDSNQQAFAALVREQNAFWAKVIQDAHVKVE; encoded by the coding sequence ATGGAATCAGGCATTTCGAACCTTCGCGCGCGCCGGCGCGCAAGCCGCGCGCTGGCCTGCCTGCCGGTCCTGGCTTGCGCGGTACTGTTCGCGGGCGCGGCGCCCGCGGCGGCCGACCCGTTCGATGGCGGCCGCGTCACCATCGTGGTGTCCGGCCGCGCAGGCAGCTCGTTCGACAACGCCGCGCGGCTGGTTGCCGAGCCGCTGTCCAAGGAATGGGGCGTGCCGGTGGTCGTGGACAACCGCGCGGGCGCCTCCGGCGTCATCGGCGCCGCCTATGTGGCCAAGGCGCCGCCCGACGGCCGCACCATGCTGCTGGGTACCACGCCCTACGTGCAGGCGCCGCACCTGCTGCGTTCGGCCGGCTACGACCCGGTGGCGAGCTTCGCGCCGGTCGCCCAGCTTTTCACCGCGCAGTTGTGGCTGGGCGTGAACGCGGGGCTGCCGGTCAAGACCGTCAAGGAGTTCGTCGCCTACGCGGCCCGGCCCGGGTCACAGTTGTCGTTCTCCAGTCCGGGCCAGGGCTCCACCCCGCACCTGAACACGGTCATCCTGATGCAGCAGGCCGGCATCGACATGCTGCACGTGCCCTACACCGGCATGCCGCCGGCAGTCATGGACGTGGCGGCGGGCCGCATCTCCAGCGTGTTCGCGTCCTACTCCGACCTGCTGCCGCACGTACAGGCGGGCACCCTGCGCGTGCTCGCCAGCACCGGATCGGCCCGCTCGCCCATCAGTCCCGACATTCCGACCATGAAGGAGTCGGGCTACGGCGGTTTCGAGGTGGTCGGCTTCGGCGGCCTGCTGGTGCCGGCCGGCACGCCCGCCGCGCTGACGGCGAAGATGGCCGCTACGGTGCACAAGGTGCTGGCGCGTCCCGAGATTCGCAGCCGCCTGCTGGAACTCGGCTTCGAGCCGGTGGACAGCAACCAGCAGGCCTTCGCGGCGCTGGTGCGCGAGCAGAACGCATTCTGGGCGAAGGTGATCCAGGACGCCCACGTCAAGGTCGAATAG
- a CDS encoding TAXI family TRAP transporter solute-binding subunit, protein MQPALSRSYHLRFVGDWGQANFHRICSWLCEEFCKRAGPRSRVAIWSIRAGGIEAIDLVQEGEVDLCLVTPAMLMPAALTGQSIFQGRAAPNLRSLAVLPQNDRMVLALRPDLGIRSFEELRGRRPALRIATSRNDGTNFIGHVSRLFMAAHGIDEATLAAWGGSYVEDTNPRDSLARMEAGEVDGVLQEAIMTPWWARIVESGQAVPLSAEPSALARLHADHGFPANPLPAGYWKNLETPLQALDFSDFLVLVRDDMDEEVAYLLTWCLVETREAIERQYRHLPPQRSPLSYPIDPARMARPSIALHAGAQRYYREAGLLG, encoded by the coding sequence ATGCAACCCGCACTTTCCCGCTCGTACCACCTGCGCTTCGTCGGCGACTGGGGCCAGGCGAACTTCCACCGCATCTGCTCCTGGCTGTGCGAGGAGTTCTGCAAGCGCGCCGGACCGCGCAGCCGCGTGGCCATATGGAGCATACGCGCCGGCGGCATCGAGGCGATCGACCTGGTGCAGGAAGGCGAGGTGGACCTGTGTCTGGTGACGCCGGCGATGCTGATGCCGGCGGCGCTGACGGGCCAGTCCATCTTCCAGGGGCGCGCCGCGCCCAACCTGCGCTCGCTCGCGGTGCTGCCGCAGAACGACCGCATGGTGCTGGCGCTGCGCCCCGACCTGGGTATCCGTTCGTTCGAGGAGTTGCGCGGCCGCCGGCCGGCTCTGCGCATCGCCACCTCACGCAACGACGGCACCAATTTCATCGGCCACGTAAGCCGCCTGTTCATGGCGGCCCACGGCATCGACGAGGCCACGCTGGCGGCCTGGGGTGGGTCCTACGTCGAGGACACCAATCCCCGCGACAGCCTGGCGCGCATGGAGGCGGGCGAGGTGGATGGCGTGCTGCAGGAGGCGATCATGACGCCCTGGTGGGCGCGGATCGTGGAATCCGGACAGGCGGTGCCGCTGTCCGCGGAGCCTTCCGCCCTGGCCCGGTTGCACGCCGACCACGGCTTTCCGGCCAACCCGCTGCCCGCGGGCTACTGGAAGAACCTCGAGACGCCGCTGCAAGCCCTGGACTTCTCGGACTTCCTGGTGCTGGTGCGCGACGACATGGACGAGGAGGTGGCGTATCTCCTGACCTGGTGCCTGGTGGAGACGCGCGAGGCCATCGAGCGCCAGTACCGCCACCTGCCGCCGCAGCGCAGTCCGCTGTCCTATCCCATCGATCCCGCCAGGATGGCCCGGCCGTCCATCGCGCTGCATGCGGGCGCGCAACGCTACTACCGCGAGGCGGGACTGCTGGGCTGA